A single window of Liolophura sinensis isolate JHLJ2023 chromosome 6, CUHK_Ljap_v2, whole genome shotgun sequence DNA harbors:
- the LOC135467978 gene encoding homeobox protein SIX6-like produces MFHLPMLHFTPNQVAQVCETLEESGDIERLGRFLWSLPVNPSARETLNQHESVLRARSLVAFHTGNFRDLYHILETHKFTKASHAKLQAMWLEAHYQEAEKLRGRPLGPVDKYRVRKKFPLPRTIWDGEQKTHCFKERTRNLLREWYLQDPYPNPSKKRELADGTGLTPTQVGNWFKNRRQRDRAAAAKNRLHNRHHHSEDRLGRLESSSSSSSTPEASTSGDVKDPLDSPRSADSPISDSYLDDDDDDLELDAVLNSPGTSSSSPSPPPMLGRTQLTQPRHT; encoded by the exons ATGTTTCACCTACCAATGTTACATTTTACACCAAATCAGGTGGCACAGGTATGTGAGACTCTAGAGGAAAGCGGGGACATAGAGAGATTAGGACGGTTCCTCTGGTCACTACCCGTCAATCCGTCCGCCCGGGAGACACTAAACCAACATGAATCCGTCCTCAGGGCTAGGTCGCTGGTCGCCTTCCACACGGGCAACTTCAGAGACTTGTACCATATTTTAGAAACTCACAAATTCACCAAAGCATCTCATGCTAAACTCCAAGCAATGTGGTTAGAAGCTCACTACCAAGAAGCAGAAAAACTACGCGGGCGCCCCCTGGGACCCGTGGACAAATACCGCGTGAGGAAGAAGTTCCCACTGCCGAGGACAATCTGGGACGGAGAACAGAAAACTCACTGTTTTAAAGAAAGGACTAGAAATCTGCTCAGAGAGTGGTATCTGCAAGATCCTTACCCCAATCCGTCTAAAAAACGGGAGCTTGCTGACGGTACAGGACTGACGCCGACACAAGTTGGGAACTGGTTTAAAAATCGACGGCAACGTGACAGGGCTGCGGCAGCCAAAAATAG ATTGCACAATCGTCATCATCACTCAGAAGACAGGCTGGGTCGACTCGAATCCTCCAGCTCGTCTTCCTCCACACCGGAAGCTTCTACTTCCGGGGACGTCAAGGACCCCCTAGACTCTCCCCGCAGCGCCGACTCGCCTATTTCAGACTCGTACCTTGACGATGACGACGATGACTTGGAACTTGACGCGGTATTGAATTCCCCCGGTACATCGTCGTCTTCACCCTCACCCCCGCCCATGTTGGGCCGCACCCAGCTAACCCAACCCAGGCATACATGA